One segment of Aquimarina sp. BL5 DNA contains the following:
- a CDS encoding site-specific integrase: MFNFNKTLKSIGEKANFTAPIELSRERQGKAYNASKNAHKKPERFCDKMSSHMMRRTAITTLLILGMPEHLVRSISGHSANSNSFYRYVHFAQSYVDTEIEKIHNKLEAYGE; encoded by the coding sequence TTGTTTAATTTTAATAAAACCTTAAAAAGTATTGGCGAGAAAGCTAATTTTACAGCTCCTATAGAGCTTTCTAGAGAACGACAAGGCAAAGCCTATAACGCTTCTAAAAACGCTCATAAAAAGCCGGAACGTTTTTGTGATAAAATGAGTTCTCATATGATGAGAAGAACTGCCATTACCACCTTGTTGATTTTAGGAATGCCGGAACATTTAGTACGGTCTATTAGCGGTCATAGCGCTAATAGTAATTCTTTTTACAGATATGTACATTTTGCACAGTCTTATGTGGATACAGAAATAGAAAAAATACATAATAAGCTGGAGGCTTATGGTGAGTAG
- a CDS encoding IS110 family transposase has translation MKQSLKLILSIKGVGMQMATTMIIATENFTKFKNWRKFASYCGVAPFPYQSGTSVKGRNKVSQLANKKIKVLIHMCSMVAIQHNPEMKKYYERRIEIGKNKMSTINIIRNKLIARIFAVIDRQTPYVDTMKFA, from the coding sequence TTGAAACAAAGTTTAAAGTTAATTTTAAGTATTAAAGGTGTTGGAATGCAAATGGCTACAACGATGATTATTGCTACAGAAAACTTTACCAAATTTAAGAACTGGCGAAAATTTGCATCATATTGTGGTGTAGCTCCTTTCCCTTATCAATCAGGAACAAGTGTAAAAGGACGTAATAAAGTCTCACAACTCGCTAATAAAAAAATAAAAGTATTGATTCATATGTGTTCAATGGTAGCAATTCAACATAATCCAGAGATGAAAAAATACTATGAAAGAAGAATTGAAATAGGTAAAAATAAAATGAGCACAATTAACATTATTAGAAACAAGTTAATAGCTCGCATTTTTGCAGTAATTGATAGACAAACTCCATATGTGGATACAATGAAATTTGCTTAA
- a CDS encoding transposase: MGQKFKNEIEDVLFVYEHTGMYSHLITEFLTDKECHYHIAPALDIKRSMGITRGKDDVIDSKRIALYGYRLKDEITPTKSYSKSITQLKSLMSLKAKLIKQRAAYKGTLSEQKNIYKTKDFKIIFEVQEKMIRYITKQIKTLEYQILEVIKVKRH, translated from the coding sequence GTGGGTCAAAAGTTCAAAAATGAAATCGAAGATGTGCTTTTTGTGTATGAACATACAGGTATGTATTCGCATTTAATAACCGAGTTTTTAACAGATAAAGAATGCCATTATCACATTGCACCTGCTTTAGATATAAAGCGTTCAATGGGAATCACAAGAGGCAAAGACGATGTAATTGATTCTAAAAGAATTGCTTTATACGGTTATCGATTAAAAGATGAAATAACTCCAACAAAAAGCTACTCAAAATCCATTACTCAATTGAAATCATTGATGAGTCTTAAAGCTAAGCTAATAAAACAACGAGCCGCTTATAAGGGTACTCTAAGTGAGCAAAAAAACATATATAAAACAAAAGACTTTAAAATCATTTTTGAAGTCCAGGAAAAGATGATTCGTTACATAACAAAACAAATCAAGACTCTTGAATATCAAATTTTGGAAGTTATAAAAGTCAAGAGGCATTGA